The genomic region AGATTCTAGTGTCGTCCCCACCTGTCCATTAGAATTGGACGGACGAGATGGAACGCCAGAGAACATGGTTGTCCCTAGCTATACCGCAGCCAAACACACTAGTCGATCAAAGGGGATGAAGATAACTTCATTAGTCCTAATATTTTGAGGACAAGGTACTGATGTGAGAATTTTCCACCAATCTATGCAGCATGGGGAGTCCAAGGATGTCATTGCAGTACATGTAGAACTCAATAATGATGAACACCACATATTTCATGGGAAAGTTTAACCGTGTGATGAATGTGACTAGTAGCTTTATGGTGTCGTAGTTTCGACCCCATGATAAGTAAATTTGTAGGTTAGACAGAGATCATTGTGTCATCGTTCTAATGGCCTTGCTCGAGATAAACTTGAAGAAGAGAGTTTTGACTAGTTCGAAGAGAACTCCTACGTCCAATATAGTGATGAAGACTTTGTTGCTAGCTTTGGGTGTTACAAGGTAGAGTGTTTGGTTCTCGTGCTTGTGTAAGAAGTGCTACAATCTGAGTTAGTCTTCCTCTATATCTTGACTCTCATCCTTTATATAGTCGAGGAACGAGTGGCCACTATTACACAAAAGATTTGATAAGGTACAACATTTCCACTCATGAACGTGTGGTCATTTCTAGTATGTTATCATGTGCACGTTCATTTTGTCATCTTTGATCTAACCGTGAGGTGGTTGAGTCCTGTGAGCATATGGTGCCTTGTTGCCGAGTACGCTTCCGCATGAGTAGTTCACCTAGGAGTCTTCCACCCTGCCTTTGTCTCGTACGTCCGTGCTGACTTCCTACTCCTAGGAGTGAGGCCCTCCATGACATGTGGTACCTTTTAGTCTAGTCGATGGAGACTTATGGTCCTTCGTATTGTGTCCTTCCTTAGTCATCACATTTTTTAGTCATGGACACATGTTGATGGGTTAAGGGATCATAAATGCCCTATCCTTCTTACAACACCTCTTGTCTTTCAAAGTGCACGATATAAACTGGCATGTCCTAGCGTGATTGAGTTTTTTTAGACTGACTTGACCAAGAAGGCTCGAACGAGTTTTGTTTAAGGCCCTTGGTCAGGGAACTCGTTTTGAGGGACCTTTAGGTAAGTTTGCTTATGTCCGACTTAGTTTGGATGGCTTGGTCTAGTGTGTCGTGGTTGGGTCCGACCTGGTGAGAGGGTCCAGGTCAAGAGAGTTTTCATTTGGGTTGTTGTTGTTAGACCTATCTTGGTCGAGGTGACCTAGTCAAGGATATACTGTCTAGAGTCTGATTCCGTGAAAGTTTTTCCCCTTTGAGTGGTCTCTTTATGTTTTGTATCAGGGTACCATGTATATAGGTACACATCACGTGGAGTAGATCAGGAGGATCATCCCTAGGGAGATTCTTGCAAACGAGCATGCATATATGAGCTTTGCATGTATGACCTGCATTTTGTTGAAGGCATACATTGACATGACGTTGAGGTTGTGAAAGTTCCTTTTGTCTGGGAACatagatctggatgtcgcctagagggggtgaatagacgaataAAAAGTATCACTACAAATTTAGAACTTCTTATTCTACTCGAAGTATGGGTTTCAACAAAATGAAATTGAATTGAGTACATCGCAACAAAATGTCTCCTAGAGGTGGTAGATTGAGGCTTCCACTATATCATTGAAGGTTACAGCAGGGCCACGACTGTTTACAACTTTCTCGACAGCACTTCGGCAGAGTAACACTCTCTCAAGATCACCGCTCTTCTTTCTAGCAGCACCTCTCCTCTTTTTTGGCTTATGACTGTGCCAACACTAAGTCTAGAGAGAAAtgcgcaagagagagagagagataaaaAATATTTCACAATGAGTTTCTGCTTTCTTACTGCATAACTGTATTCCTTAGGGTCGTGGAGgcatccttttatagccccatggCCCTTGTAGCCATTGCTAATCACATGGAGAAGGGGATCTACGCCGAGGCACTGGAGCGGTTTGGTGCGCCACCAGACTGGGTCCATGAGCCCCTAGTCTGGGCTGATTAACATTTGCCTTAGCTGACGGGCACTAGACAGGGTGCATCAGCTAGCCGTTGCCTGCGCCAGCGCCCATTGAAGTAGTTGTTGGGggcggtctggtgcaccactggaccacACTGTTCGTGGTCTCGTgaattataaaaataattcctagTACCTCACTATTTAGCTGTAAAGGTGGTTTGGTGCACATGGATccagtccggtgcactagggtgcCGAAGCTTTCAACCGGGCCCTCTGCTAAGCCGGTTCATGGTCCGATGCGCCCAGACAGGCTGCAGTACGTGAGGCTTTCTTCTCCAATCTTTCTCTTTTTGACTTCATCTCTTTGGAGGTACTTTCCTATGACTTAGACACACATTATTAGAGTATAATCCAGTTGACTAAGTCCTAGAAAGTTACTTGTTTCTCAATCTCACTAGATTTTATGTTTCTCCTAAAAAAATCCCCGGATGACACTTTTCTACAAATCGAGTTAGAGAGCAAGCCAAAGTTCCATATGCAGAGTaaaaggtgtatgcaacataGTTAAGTACTCAAACCTTGCATACTTAATATTTTCACCGTTTTGCACcttttggcatgtttgaggtcggGATTGACTCCAAAGCATCATGTTGCTACAACTTGATCTCTAAAGTTGTCCATGAGCTCCAATACCTTGCAATGGTCACATAGAATATACCAGACACAAGAATGACCCAGACTAAAGGTTcgagtgaacttagctcttttgggtcaCTTCCAGGTTCTGACTTTGATACTTCTCCTCTTTCTAGTGATCTTGTCCTACCGCTTGAGCTAGGATCTTAAGCCTTATGACTTGAACCATAATCCATAAGAATTACCTCAATGGTtccaagtcatgtccttatgtagcaaTCCTCAATGCACATGACCTTCCTCAgctgatcaaccttgacttttgtAGAGCCTCTTCTTCATGTTGGTTTTAAGTTCCTCTTTCACCTTGACCTTCTCCCTTGCTCTAGTACCTCAAAGATCTTGTGGCTCCATCCTTGGTTAAATCTACTTGACTCCAATTCATGTATATTGATTCTCACATAATCAGTATCCATCTCTCATTTAACTTGTGATGTACATTATCCATAGTCATCTTAGCCTTTGGATTATCACACTtgattattgaaagggaaatgtgcccttgggccatttctagtatattttggtgattaagtgtccaacacatattaagtgggttattatataccaaatgatgaatgaagtgcaaatcaacaaagaaggtatgtttctagacttagtacattcgttttgggtactaataaagttacctaagtgctagaaacaggaaaagaaaaagattggaagagagtgcctgtgtgcagccaagactcagcacagtctggcacaccggacagtgtccagtggtgcaccggacagtgtccggtgtgccagatggGTCcaaggtgaacaggccactctcgggactcgacggcggcgtatggctataattcaccggactgttcgatggGTCGGCCGTGGCAAAgtcatcgctctcgggaaaagttcaacggcgtatggctaaaattcaccggactgtccggtgaggcaccagactgtccggtgagccaacgatcaaCTTCACAACTGTCGGCAGCGTGATCTgagggcgacacgtggcccgcaccaacggtcggaaggggcaccggacagtgtcaggtgcgCCAACCGACGCTAGAGTtgtaacggtcggctgcgccaaattaggaaggagatccgcaccgggcatgctacagtgcttgtccggtggtgcaccggactgtttggtgcgccacccgacagaaggcaagattagccttccaagattgcctccaacggctcctagctgtcttaggactataaaagggatccctaggtgcatggaggagaaacccaagcattctttgatcattcctaagcattcAGACTCCactcccacgcatttgattctctgtgctagaaatttgagctcctcttgagttgagaactccgtgtgttgaacttagagctcaagttgtgacttgtgtgcgtgattgtgctctcgttttgagtcttgtgtgcgttgctctcccctcccttacttccatgcttctttgtgatcatcaattgtaagggcgagaggctccaagttgtggagattcctcgcaaacgggagaaagtataagaaagaagaacaccgtggtattcaagttgatcattggatcacgggttgagtgcaaccctcgtccattgggatgccacaacgtggaagtaggcaagtgttatacttggccgaaccacgggataacttgcgtgtctcttgtgattgcttttctatgTGATTATTGTGACTCGCAAGAGCTcgatctatagccacttggttttatcattctaacacttaaccaagctttgtggctattagttgttgaattttacaggatcacctattcacccccctctaggtgctctcaattacttGTGTTAAACCCTATAAGCTTTACACTTAAGGGATCCGTTGGAGTGGTACCATGGGACTATAGGGTGCATCTCTTGATGCAGAAGCTTGAGGGCATGTTGAAAGCCTAAATCCTCAGTGGCCTCATAGACGACGACCATCGTTCGCTCTGGGTTATGGAATTCTAGCCCTTATTGGCCTCGTTAAGGAACGAGCTCCATGTGAGATCGGGGGTTGTGGTCTTTCTTCTTCTAGGGTCATAGAACTGTTGTTGCAAAATGTCATTTGAGACATCGTTGGGTGGGCATCCCTAGTCGGAGTGCTCCTGATTAGGGTGTTGTTGGAAGTGCACTGTCAGGTCCTTAACTATCTTACATCCGGTTAGGTCATGGGTACCTGACCTATGCACAGGCAGTACTTCCTAGTGCCCTAGGGCACTGGGTGGGGCTACTTCTAGCCTCGGGGCATGTTCACTAACGCTTTTCGTGATGGCATAGACCCCCATAAaccttccctttttcttttttggggcTTGGTTTGGGAGGGTCGATGCCTAGCGGCTCTAATCGCGTCTTGTGGGGGAGCATGTCATGCTGTACCAACTATTGTTTGTGTGCACTTGTCTATTAGAGATAGCAACTCTCTAACATGTGGGACAAATGCCAactttaattttaaatttatttttgTGGGGATGGGCCATCACACGTTTTGTCACTGGGTCCTCGCGTATCATAGAACAATTACATTATATCATCAAATATGATTGGTGTGCTGGTTCAATACGCGAGCATTGTACTAGTTGGTCACAAACTATTGGTAGAGTTCTTCCTGCACGACGGAGGGTGGGGGAGCGATACATTGCGCCTTTTGGAGATGGTATAATGTGTTGTCGTCATCCGTATGCCGCTGGCTTGCTTGCAGCGCCTCTGTAGACATTATCCCACTATGTGTTGTGCTCAGGTCACTGTCGTCGCTCGCCACATCTGTGATCCACGCTCTAGTGCCGTCACTCACTCGCCATGCACTGCTCTCACGTACAAGTCGGTGCTCGCTGGATCCGTTGTCGTGCCTCCTGCTGACCACCGCTAAGCGAAGGAAAGGAGTTGAAGGAGCCATTGAGCAAGGAGGGGTCGGGTTGGGGTTCAGGATGAGTAAATACTATGCCAACAATACTGTTTGACGTATgataaggggtgtttggtttctcaaACTAAAGTTTAGTTCATGTCACATCAAATTTTTGAAAATCGATTACGAGTATTATATATAGCcttaattaggtttaataaattCATCTCGGCTTTTAGTATTCATATGTGTAgttattttataattagactatattaaATACCCGTAATTATTATTTAAATATTCGATGTGATAGAGACTAAACTTTATTTGGATATCACCTAAGTGTTGGGCCTTTTGTTCCCAGATGATGGTGGTTAAAAAATACCGCTTAATGACATTTTAAGAGTTATTTTTGAAAATTGTCAGAGAAATTGTTCATTGTTGGTTTCAATTATATGGCAATCTCGATTTTTACATCGTGATAAAATTGAAATAGGAAATTGCAATGTTTAGATCTAATTAACTAATTTGTTAGAGTTCTCTTTTTAAAATATTACTCCTATCAACGAAGAAAGAAATATATAGAGAAGACATTAAAGTTGCTCCTACATGCATAAAACTATTAGGACTGATTTGGTTATTAGTAAATTGAAGTAGATCCATGaaaaataaatcctcttgttattCAAGTTTAAATAGTAAAGTAATTTCTTCCTATAGATCCCTTTAAGTCACCGAACCAGGCCTTAGTGGTTCTAAATCTTTTAAATGTGTTTTTAATGGAGTACAATTTTAATCGTTGGAACTGCCCTGACAAATCGAGCTGATTAGTTAAGCACCCTTCGTCAGAGAGATAACAGACGTTGGCCGGTAGTAGTGACTGGTTCAGCGCTTTTGACTCCCGGTCTCCCACCACAGCTGCTCTGCTCCTCACGCAACTCGAAGCGCAACGGAGGGAAACCCAACACCCCACTGCCACACTCCCCTCCCCTCGGCTTTGTCCAGTCTCCACTTTTTTTCTCCCAGCACCACCAGATCGCGGGAAATGTCCGTATAGCCTCAGCAAGAAGCAAGAAGCAAGAAGCAGTCGGGAGGCAATGGGTTGCTGCATCAGCAAGAAGTGCGACGAGCCGCCGGGCACGGCGGCTGGGGAAGTTTCCCGGCGTCGGTCGGAGGCGCGCGACCCGCCGCCGCCCCCGCCGGAGGAGGAGACGGTGAAGGAGGTCCTCTCGGAGACCCCGAAGGCCAAGCCGAGGCCCAGTCCGAGGCGCGTGGCTGCGTCGGCGGGGAAAGAAGCAGGGGAGATGGGGGCCAATGCGAAGCTTGGCACTGCTAGGGCGAAGGattgtggtggtggtggcggcggcggcagggcgcGTCGGGCGGTGGGTCCGGCGCGTTCCGGGCCGTCGGGCGACGAGAAGTCGGAGGTGGCGTCCGAGTCCTCGGCCGCGACCACCGCGGCGGGCCCCGAACGGTCCCCGGCGAAGGCGTCCAGGAGGCGGGCGGCAGCCGAGGCCGCGCGCGGCGCCAGGCGGGACCGAGGCGCCGGCGGCGGGCGCCCACCACGCGGCGGCCGCGCGTccccctcgccgccgccgccgctgcagcAGCGGCGGCGCGATGCCGGGGAACGGGCGGCGCGGAGGTCTCCGTCGCCCGCGGCGAAGCGGACGCAGGAGCAGCGCCGCGCGGGCGCCGCCTCTGCGACTGCGACACAGCGTAAGCCGCCTGTCCCCACCAGGCCCTGTGGCCGCGCGTCGCCGCGGCGTGGGCAGCAGGCGCCTCCCGAGCCGGCGCAGCCACGCGAGCCTGAGGATAGTGCATCTCCGCCGCCGGTGCAACCAGaggagaatgccgggtccacgacCACCGCGGTTGCCGGCGACGGTGAGGGGAAGGAGTCGCTGGACAACCCTTTGGTGGCCATGGAGTGCTTCATCTTCCTGTAGCACTAACCTTCTCCTGACCCGTTCTCCGCTGTcagcaaattactccacatagtttTAGCAGGAGTAAAGGTGGTGGTGTTGGTAGCAGCAGCAGGCAGTAGGCCAGTAGCAGCGTAATTTGGTGAGTAATAATCTCGTCGTGTAAAACGTTTCCCCCCTGGGCTGGCTTTTTAACCCCCGCGGGAGAAAAATTACTGGCTATTCCCGTAGAGCCTTCAGCCCGTCAGAATTCAGATCGCAGGGCTGGGCTCTGACGCGCTGTGCTGATGTATTGTCTGCACTCTGTAGAGTACCTCTCCGATTGTGCATGTCTACTTGTAATCTTCTGTTCCTTTTTGCAATGGCGAGTCATTCAGAGCTGGAAAGGCATTCCATCTGTTATAGTAGTATTGTTTTGCCGTTCTCTGTTACACTGCCCGCCCGATTCAATTTGCTCTGGCGGAACTGAAAAGCTTCTCCGTCTCACACACGTGTTCTTTTACTTTTACCGTTATTAGCACACCGTTAGCTCAATTTGCGGCGCAGCAGAGATGGATTTTGCGGTAGCCGTACAATTTTCGCAGTGTAGTCCATGAACCCAGGCCTCTCTTCAATTCTTCTCGTATATACTATTCGCAAAAGAAATGTGTATATGCTAGTAATAATAATACTAGCACAGTACTAGGATGGTCCAGAGTTCAAGAAATAGAACTGGCCACAGCGTCAGCGCTGCCGCTGCTAGTTTTCATCACTGCATGAACAGTACGTGGGAGAGAGGGAGTGCAGCAGCAGCAACACGCACTGCTTGCTGTGCCCAATAGTGGCTGTCTGAGAACACTTGTCTACCATTacggccctgtttggcacagctgctgcttgttgaaaaagcagcttatctgataagctggtgaaaagcagcttctgcttgttggctgcttttagtgtattctgagaagcagctgaactgataagctgctgcagaagctagctgtttggcagaacttctgcttaaatttgtgaagaagctgaaaataagctgtgccaaacagggcctacATCTCGGGTGTCGTTCAGGCGCGTTTCTGAGATTAGTATGGCAGATGGCACCGACGCGCCGTTCAGGGATCAGGATCACGAGAGACTCGGGGTCACGCTCGTTCAGGCGGGCAAGTCACGAACGCACGCGTGCCGCCGACCCGCACCCGGCTATCGCCGCTCCCGCCTCCCCGCTGCCCCCCAGGCTTCTTTCGCTTCCATAATGTTCCAATCGCGCCGGCACGTTGCTGCTGTGGCGTGTTGCGCACTTGCGCTCCCCGCCTCGGCGACGGTTCTGCTGCccactgcactgcactgcacctACCGGGCTAGTCAGCTACCGAGACGTTTTCATCCGGTCGGCAGCTTCCACCGCGCGCGCGGCAGGCGGAGCAGATCGCACCGGCCGGAGCCGACGATCACCAGGACCGAAGCAGTGGGCCAAGGAGACGACGCATCGCCGGCCCCGATGCGGCCGGCGTGCAGGCAGCGAAGCGAGGCCGCTGCGCTTTTGCCCGCCACTCGCCCCACGCCCCCAGCCTTTGCGTTGCGCCTTTGCAGGTGTTGCAGGCTGGGTGGCCGGGTGCGGTGCGGCCGTGCAGGTGCGGCGAGCCAGGCAGACGCCCAGCCCCCAGCAGTGGCA from Zea mays cultivar B73 chromosome 6, Zm-B73-REFERENCE-NAM-5.0, whole genome shotgun sequence harbors:
- the LOC109940230 gene encoding serine/arginine repetitive matrix protein 1; this encodes MGCCISKKCDEPPGTAAGEVSRRRSEARDPPPPPPEEETVKEVLSETPKAKPRPSPRRVAASAGKEAGEMGANAKLGTARAKDCGGGGGGGRARRAVGPARSGPSGDEKSEVASESSAATTAAGPERSPAKASRRRAAAEAARGARRDRGAGGGRPPRGGRASPSPPPPLQQRRRDAGERAARRSPSPAAKRTQEQRRAGAASATATQRKPPVPTRPCGRASPRRGQQAPPEPAQPREPEDSASPPPVQPEENAGSTTTAVAGDGEGKESLDNPLVAMECFIFL